The following proteins are encoded in a genomic region of Mesoplodon densirostris isolate mMesDen1 chromosome 12, mMesDen1 primary haplotype, whole genome shotgun sequence:
- the LOC132500185 gene encoding transcription factor BTF3-like, which produces MKEAIMNQEKLAKLQAQVHIGGKGTARRKKVVHRTATEDYKKRQFSLKKLGVNSISGIEEVNMFTNKGTVIHFNIPKVQASLAANTFTITGHAKTKQLTEMLPSILNQLGADSLTSLRKLAEALPKQSVDGKAPLATGEDDDDEVPDLVENFDETSKNEAN; this is translated from the coding sequence ATGAAAGAAGCTATCATGAACCAAGAGAAACTCGCCAAACTGCAGGCACAAGTGCACATTGGTGGGAAAGGAACTGCTCGCAGAAAGAAGGTGGTTCATAGAACAGCCACAGAAGACTATAAAAAACGTCAGTTCTCTTTAAAGAAGTTAGGGGTGAACAGTATCTCTGGTATTGAAGAGGTGAATATGTTCACAAACAAAGGAACAGTGATTCACTTTAACATCCCTAAAGTTCAGGCATCTCTGGCAGCAAACACTTTCACCATTACAGGCCATGCTAAGACAAAGCAGCTGACAGAAATGCTACCCAGCATCTTAAACCAGCTTGGCGCAGACAGTCTGACCAGTTTAAGGAAACTGGCTGAAGCTCTGCCCAAACAATCTGTGGATGGAAAAGCACCACTTGCTACTGgagaggatgatgatgatgaagttcCAGATCttgtggagaattttgatgagactTCCAAGAATGAAGCAAACTGA